In the genome of Mytilus edulis chromosome 3, xbMytEdul2.2, whole genome shotgun sequence, one region contains:
- the LOC139516278 gene encoding uncharacterized protein — MASFIPCGPCGHDGNTRNTEKWCTDCNEGFCNVCEKAHKSLRITRDHNLILIEDYRKIENRNVCIQCEEHGSKLELYCKVHENTICIACFTAKHKECSDAIIPLAEAAKNAKKSTALTDLEHTINETLVNIQKCRKDRETASVRIEIQEKIIKKRIFDTRETINKHLDDLERKLLDELTTTHTSCKSKYGTIQNKLNEMEIEIKRLQEHTSQLKRFAPDIQVFLRTHQTNKEIHDEVKSITKALASGRNYDIEIEIHHGITSLLKDVDFFARVKVDESTINCPFTDSKMDQAQIHVPVRQQVPTRKSVNNTKLRLQKKFTIKRKEKEMYISGCAILANGNVLIADNAGNNVLIEYNEDGLFIRDISVSKNPWDLTVIDTDQIAVSYNTYKYIEIIDLNKITVLKNLRLKNSCRGISYSDEKIYVVVFGAGIVVLDMEGTILNTIQCEMHVYNITTIKDRIYYTVPFADTINCCSTTGNNIWNFKNTSLTTPGGIATDGAQNLFVVGIRSNNLMILQDDGTVSKTLLTNADGLDKPIRLYYNKKTNILLVCNKHDGIVFLYSVLFD; from the coding sequence ATGGCTTCATTTATACCATGTGGACCCTGTGGTCACGACGGGAACACACGGAATACAGAGAAATGGTGCACGGATTGCAACGAAGGGTTTTGTAATGTATGTGAAAAGGCACATAAGTCATTGAGAATAACAAGAGATCACAATTTGATCTTAATCGaagactaccgaaaaattgaAAATAGGAATGTTTGTATTCAGTGCGAGGAGCACGGGTCAAAACTGGAATTGTATTGCAAAGTTCACGAAAATACTATTTGCATTGCATGCTTTACAGCAAAGCATAAAGAATGCTCCGACGCCATAATTCCACTTGCAGAAGCAGCGAAAAATGCGAAGAAATCAACTGCTCTGACGGACTTAGAACACACAATTAACGAAACATTAGTAAACATACAAAAATGTCGTAAGGATCGCGAGACTGCATCCGTAAGAATCGAAATACAGGAAAAAATCATCAAGAAGCGTATTTTTGATACGAGGGAAACTATAAATAAGCATTTAGATGATCTGGAAAGAAAACTATTAGATGAGTTGACAACAACACATACTTCTTGTAAATCAAAATATGGGACAATACAGAACAAGCTAAATGAAATGGAAATAGAAATTAAACGCCTTCAAGAACATACATCTCAACTAAAACGTTTTGCACCAGACATACAGGTGTTTTTGAGGACACATCAGACGAATAAAGAAATTCACGACGAGGTAAAGTCCATAACAAAAGCCTTAGCTTCCGGTAGAAATTACGACATAGAAATAGAGATACACCATGGTATTACGTCATTGCTGAAAGATGTTGATTTTTTTGCTAGAGTAAAAGTCGATGAAAGTACCATCAATTGTCCATTTACGGATTCAAAAATGGATCAAGCCCAAATACATGTACCAGTTAGACAGCAAGTACCAACTAGAAAATCAGTTAATAATACAAAGCTACGACTGCAAAAGAAATTCACAATTAAGAGAAAAGAAAAGGAAATGTACATTTCAGGATGTGCAATATTGGCAAATGGTAACGTATTGATTGCAGACAACGCTGGGAACAATGTACTAATCGAGTATAATGAAGACGGACTTTTTATCCGTGATATATCAGTTTCTAAAAACCCATGGGATCTGACAGTAATAGATACCGATCAAATAGCTGTTTCGTATAACACTTATAAATACATCGAAATaatagatttaaacaaaataaccGTTCTCAAAAATTTGAGATTAAAAAACAGCTGTCGGGGGATATCATACAGCGATGAAAAAATTTATGTTGTAGTTTTTGGTGCAGGAATCGTAGTGTTGGATATGGAAGGAACTATACTTAATACAATCCAGTGTGAAATGCATGTGTATAATATCACGACGATCAAAGACAGAATCTACTACACAGTGCCATTTGCGGATACAATTAACTGTTGTAGTACAACGGGAAACAATATATGGAATTTTAAGAATACATCACTAACCACACCGGGCGGCATTGCCACTGACGGTGCCCAAAATCTGTTTGTTGTGGGTATAAGATCTAACAACCTTATGATATTGCAAGATGATGGAACTGTCAGCAAAACATTACTTACCAACGCAGACGGACTAGACAAACCCATACGTCTATATTACAATAAGAAAACGAACATATTATTGGTGTGCAACAAACACGACggaattgtttttttatatagtgtTTTGTTTGATTAA